Proteins from one Pelodiscus sinensis isolate JC-2024 chromosome 21, ASM4963464v1, whole genome shotgun sequence genomic window:
- the SLC46A1 gene encoding proton-coupled folate transporter: MGSAPPTRPRGQSPRPIRLPRLRGRAMAESAAPAGGGPRRAAPTVEPVLFLATVALGLQGPLCTQYLWERLGAQLGYNASAAGGSPGCGNASGATDPRRQEVATLAAHWNLYINLGGFFVGLFSVTLFGPWSDSVGRRPALVLPAVGMALQAAIYLFVMYLRLHVGYFLLGRILCGLLGDYNLILASCFAYAADISDQRSRTFRVAILEACLGVAGMLASLIGGQWRKAQGYINPFWLVFAVSLTTALYAALCLQESVKERKPAKLFTLRHYVSVYRLYAAPGHQSSRQKLALYSLAFFLIVTIHFGARELFVLYELSSPLCWGSDLIGYGSAASYLAYLSSLAGLRALQLCLEDTWVAELGLLSNISGLVVISLASTTPLMFTGYGILFLSMAATPVIRAKLSKLVDEKDQGALFASVACVEGLCSLVATGVFNSLYPASLHFMKGFPFLFGAMVLLVPAAVIGWLEVSDMAPEYGHFTDAS, encoded by the exons ATGGGCTCGGCTCCGCCCACCCGCCCCCGCGGGCAGAGCCCGCGGCCCATCCGCCTGCCGCGGCTAAGGGGCCGCGCCATGGCCGAGAGCGCGGCGCCCGCGGGCGGGGGGCCGCGCCGGGCCGCCCCCACGGTGGAGCCGGTGCTGTTCCTGGCCACCGTGGCGCTGGGCCTGCAGGGCCCGCTCTGCACCCAGTACCTGTGGGAGCGGCTGGGCGCCCAGCTCGGCTACAACGCCTCGGCGGCCGGCGGCTCGCCCGGCTGCGGCAACGCGAGCGGCGCGACGGACCCCCGGCGGCAG GAGGTGGCAACCTTGGCCGCCCACTGGAACCTCTACATCAACCTAGGAGGCTTCTTTGTGGGTCTCTTCTCCGTGACGCTCTTTGGGCCGTGGAGTGACAGCGTGGGGCGCCGGCCAGCACTTGTTCTGCCTGCGGTGGGCATGGCCTTGCAGGCCGCCATCTATCTCTTTGTCATGTACCTGAGGCTGCACGTTGGCTACTTCCTGCTTGGGCGCATCCTGTGTGGCCTCCTGGGAGACTACAACCTGATCCTGGCCAGCTGCTTTGCCTATGCGGCCGACATCAGTGACCAGCGTTCCCGTACGTTCCGCGTGGCCATCCTGGAGGCGTGCCTGGGTGTGGCAGGCATGCTGGCCAGCCTCATCGGAGGGCAGTGGCGCAAAGCTCAGGGCTACATCAATCCCTTCTGGCTAGTGTTTGCTGTCAGTCTTACCACTGCCCTCTATGCTGCTCTGTGTCTCCAGGAGTCGGTGAAGGAGAGGAAACCAGCCAAGCTGTTCACCCTCCGTCACTACGTGTCTGTGTACAGGCTGTATGCAGCCCCAGGGCACCAGAGCTCCAGGCAGAAACTTGCTCTCTACTCTCTGGCTTTCTTTCTCATTGTCACCATTCACTTTGGAGCCAGAGAACTCTTTGTCCTGTACGAACTCAGCTCCCCCCTCTGCTGGGGCTCAGATCTCATAGGCTATGGCTCAGCGGCGAGTTACCTGGCTTACCTGAGCAGCTTGGCAGGGCTGCGGGCACTGCAGCTGTGCCTTGAAGACACCTGGGTGGCAGAGTTAGGGTTGCTTTCCAACATCTCAGGCTTGGTTGTGATTTCACTTGCTTCTACAACTCCGCTGATGTTCACAG GCTATGGCATCCTGTTTCTTTCCATGGCAGCCACTCCAGTGATCCGGGCCAAGCTGTCCAAACTGGTGGATGAGAAAGATCAGG GTGCTCTTTTTGCCTCTGTTGCCTGCGTTGAAGGACTCTGCTCACTTGTGGCCACAGGAGTGTTCAACTCCCTCTACCCTGCGAGCCTGCACTTCATGAAGGGTTTCCCCTTTCTCTTTGGCGCAATGGTGCTGCTTGTTCCAGCTGCTGTGATTGG